A stretch of the Papaver somniferum cultivar HN1 chromosome 6, ASM357369v1, whole genome shotgun sequence genome encodes the following:
- the LOC113287241 gene encoding uncharacterized protein LOC113287241 isoform X1, which yields MSIDDKLNLILNKMVQDKQKTEMAMKDMQTQMGQLDTTVRNLEAKAAGKLPSQSLNPRETVNAIELRSGKQVGKPATSPESHERDLEKKVDEAVPKNDLVINFNSKPLISTYVTPPPFPNRFAKSNKETLNKEILEIFKKIKVNIPLIEAIRQVPRYAKFLKELCTNKHKLTGNEVNELIFPVDFYVLDMSDENSSSSTPLLLGKPFMRTARTKIDVFEVTLTMEFDGEVVRFNISEVMRYPSDVHSCFVVEETDGG from the exons ATGAGTATAGATGACAAGTTGAATCTCATTCTCAACAAAATGGTGCAAGATAAGCAAAAGACGGAGATGGCTATGAAGGACATGCAAACACAAATGGGTCAACTAGATACTACCGTGAGAAACTTGGAAGCAAAAGCAGCTGGAAAACTTCCCTCGCAATCATTGAATCCTAGGGAGACTGTTAATGCTATTGAGTTGCGAAGTGGAAAGCAAGTAGGGAAACCGGCAACATCACCGGAGTCCCATGAACGTGATTTAGAGAAAAAAGTGGACGAAGCAGTCCCTAAAAATGATTTGGTAATAAATTTTAACTCTAAACCTCTTATTTCTACTTATGTTACTCCTCCGCCTTTTCCTAACAGGTTTGCAAAGTCGAACAAGGAGACGTTGAACAAAGAGATTTTGGAAATCTTCAAGAAGATCAAAGTGAACATTCCATTAATTGAGGCGATAAGGCAGGTTCCTCGTTATGCAAAGTTCTTGAAGGAATTGTGCACCAACAAGCACAAATTGACCGGgaatgag GTCAATGAGCTTATATTTCCTGTCGACTTCTATGTTCTTGATAtgagtgatgaaaactcatcctCGTCTACACCTTTGTTGTTGGGCAAACCATTTATGAGAACCGCTAGAACAAAGATAGATGTATTTGAAGTTACCTTGACAATGGAATTTGATGGAGAGGTCGTACGCTTCAACATCTCTGAGGTGATGAGATATCCAAGCGATGTACACTCATGTTTTGTTGTGGAGGAAACTGACGGTGGCTAA
- the LOC113287241 gene encoding uncharacterized protein LOC113287241 isoform X2, with protein sequence MAMKDMQTQMGQLDTTVRNLEAKAAGKLPSQSLNPRETVNAIELRSGKQVGKPATSPESHERDLEKKVDEAVPKNDLVINFNSKPLISTYVTPPPFPNRFAKSNKETLNKEILEIFKKIKVNIPLIEAIRQVPRYAKFLKELCTNKHKLTGNEVNELIFPVDFYVLDMSDENSSSSTPLLLGKPFMRTARTKIDVFEVTLTMEFDGEVVRFNISEVMRYPSDVHSCFVVEETDGG encoded by the exons ATGGCTATGAAGGACATGCAAACACAAATGGGTCAACTAGATACTACCGTGAGAAACTTGGAAGCAAAAGCAGCTGGAAAACTTCCCTCGCAATCATTGAATCCTAGGGAGACTGTTAATGCTATTGAGTTGCGAAGTGGAAAGCAAGTAGGGAAACCGGCAACATCACCGGAGTCCCATGAACGTGATTTAGAGAAAAAAGTGGACGAAGCAGTCCCTAAAAATGATTTGGTAATAAATTTTAACTCTAAACCTCTTATTTCTACTTATGTTACTCCTCCGCCTTTTCCTAACAGGTTTGCAAAGTCGAACAAGGAGACGTTGAACAAAGAGATTTTGGAAATCTTCAAGAAGATCAAAGTGAACATTCCATTAATTGAGGCGATAAGGCAGGTTCCTCGTTATGCAAAGTTCTTGAAGGAATTGTGCACCAACAAGCACAAATTGACCGGgaatgag GTCAATGAGCTTATATTTCCTGTCGACTTCTATGTTCTTGATAtgagtgatgaaaactcatcctCGTCTACACCTTTGTTGTTGGGCAAACCATTTATGAGAACCGCTAGAACAAAGATAGATGTATTTGAAGTTACCTTGACAATGGAATTTGATGGAGAGGTCGTACGCTTCAACATCTCTGAGGTGATGAGATATCCAAGCGATGTACACTCATGTTTTGTTGTGGAGGAAACTGACGGTGGCTAA